One region of Xylanivirga thermophila genomic DNA includes:
- a CDS encoding helix-turn-helix transcriptional regulator, with translation MKPFADYKKERAMFELFRLIKNGEVISPEELADLFEKDIKTIRNYVKELNENFLTDIRYQRSSKGYCVYHDGILGMLKYIYPISAGDINVILTMLISTDLEPTRKKIIREFLIKHLSENEARMLRSRYPFEHINTNACAEFETINIIRKAIDEGKKISFEYRSASSEVFKSYRAVPYGFACEFGKYYLIGLNELKDQVHHFRIDRMRMVRMLYEDGKRPAEFNLEQYLKRTWYMYSGPMTKVRVRFNNSVFKAVTERNMSEGKLVEKNDKYFEYEFLSNGTEGILIWLLGFGDNMEVLEPLELREQIREISQNMVKIYE, from the coding sequence ATGAAACCATTTGCCGATTATAAGAAGGAACGGGCTATGTTTGAATTATTCCGCTTAATAAAGAATGGGGAGGTGATATCTCCTGAAGAACTAGCTGATCTATTTGAAAAGGATATAAAGACTATAAGAAATTATGTAAAAGAATTGAATGAAAATTTTTTAACTGATATCAGATATCAGAGGTCATCGAAGGGATATTGTGTATATCATGACGGCATACTTGGTATGCTTAAATATATATATCCTATAAGTGCCGGTGATATAAACGTCATATTGACAATGCTTATAAGCACAGATCTAGAGCCTACACGTAAAAAGATAATAAGGGAATTTCTGATAAAACACCTATCCGAAAATGAAGCACGTATGTTGCGTAGTCGGTATCCATTTGAACATATAAACACTAATGCCTGTGCCGAATTTGAAACCATAAATATCATAAGAAAGGCTATAGATGAGGGTAAAAAGATATCATTTGAATATAGATCTGCAAGTTCCGAAGTATTTAAATCCTATAGGGCAGTTCCATACGGTTTTGCATGTGAATTTGGAAAGTACTATCTAATAGGTCTCAACGAATTAAAAGATCAGGTACATCATTTTCGCATAGATAGGATGAGAATGGTAAGAATGCTTTATGAGGATGGCAAACGTCCTGCCGAGTTTAATCTGGAACAATATCTAAAGAGGACATGGTATATGTACTCAGGTCCAATGACAAAGGTAAGGGTCCGATTTAACAACTCGGTTTTTAAGGCAGTAACGGAGCGTAATATGTCAGAAGGTAAACTGGTCGAAAAGAATGATAAATATTTTGAATATGAATTTCTATCGAATGGTACGGAGGGCATACTCATTTGGCTATTGGGATTTGGAGACAATATGGAAGTATTAGAGCCATTAGAGCTAAGGGAGCAAATAAGGGAAATATCCCAAAATATGGTTAAAATATATGAATGA